A genomic stretch from Enterobacter dykesii includes:
- a CDS encoding putative FMN-dependent luciferase-like monooxygenase: MTRKRLGFFTRLLDDAAPKERYRLATEQIRHAERHGFDSAWIAQHHFHESEGGLPSPLLFLAHVAAHTETIRLGTAIITLPMENPLRVAEDAAVLDLLANGRLEVGFGSGGTPTSFLPFGLTFVERGAAFADHLHVIQSAWRGDSLTHPDNHLYPPAPQLADRIWIATFSVDGAVRAARAGHGLMLSRTQPRPADRPDLTLDEIQNPIVDAYLEALPAGIAPRILASRTAFVADSDDYALRVATPGLTKQAQQHRAAGHTVKGDSVTDYRRQFDAHIGSPDTVLHSLNADSILRRATDISFQVHSVEPTHRDTLRSIELIAERIAPHIL, encoded by the coding sequence ATGACGCGAAAACGCCTGGGATTTTTCACCCGCCTGCTCGACGACGCTGCGCCGAAGGAGCGCTATCGTCTGGCAACGGAACAGATCCGCCACGCCGAACGCCACGGTTTTGACAGCGCCTGGATTGCCCAGCACCACTTCCACGAAAGTGAAGGCGGCCTGCCGTCGCCGCTGCTGTTTCTGGCGCACGTAGCCGCGCATACCGAAACCATCCGCCTGGGTACGGCCATCATTACCCTGCCGATGGAAAACCCGCTGCGCGTCGCGGAAGATGCCGCCGTGCTCGATTTACTCGCTAATGGCCGTCTTGAGGTCGGTTTTGGTTCAGGCGGCACACCAACCTCATTTCTGCCGTTCGGCCTGACGTTTGTGGAGCGTGGCGCGGCCTTTGCTGACCATCTGCATGTGATCCAGAGCGCCTGGCGCGGGGATTCGCTGACCCATCCGGATAACCACCTTTACCCGCCTGCGCCGCAGCTGGCCGACCGTATCTGGATTGCCACCTTCTCTGTTGACGGAGCCGTTCGCGCCGCCCGGGCTGGACACGGTTTAATGCTCTCGCGCACGCAGCCGCGCCCGGCAGACCGGCCGGATCTCACGCTCGACGAGATCCAGAACCCGATTGTGGATGCCTACCTTGAGGCGCTGCCTGCGGGCATCGCACCGCGCATTCTGGCCTCCCGCACGGCGTTCGTTGCCGACAGCGACGACTATGCGCTCAGGGTCGCCACGCCGGGCCTTACGAAACAGGCCCAGCAGCATCGCGCTGCCGGGCACACGGTAAAAGGTGACAGTGTCACCGATTATCGCCGTCAGTTTGATGCCCATATTGGTTCGCCCGATACGGTGCTGCATTCGCTGAATGCTGACTCCATTCTCAGGCGCGCCACGGATATCTCATTCCAGGTCCATTCGGTCGAACCTACGCATCGCGACACGCTGCGGTCCATCGAACTGATCGCCGAACGTATTGCCCCCCACATCCTTTGA
- a CDS encoding alkylhydroperoxidase domain protein, producing MSLSQDILAELAEIKPGSPLAEARATRDAATRHAQGSYEILFSQQDADFALDERFAVAAKVAWWHSAEALAAHYAGFGLADPTSERLTPALNFARLLTFSPVEATPTSLKALTQAGWTKEGIVTLAQLIAFVSFQSRLITGLRLLNDRPVARSDAPVAAGIWHTTATTVTGKAAPVAFTRQELGWEPWIAAKPLADFRDDEVAILAKFGHTDSDYFRLLARNLPVLEQRTLTDKGIFYTSGGLPRAERELAATVASKINGCIYCASVHARKASQLSKDDAAVEALLAVRPGRSLSEGQSARWQAEIDFAAALSVTPPAATPQHLAALEKEGLDTLAQLDLVQSTAFFAWANRLMLTLGEPWLD from the coding sequence ATGTCGTTAAGTCAGGACATTCTCGCCGAGCTGGCAGAAATTAAACCCGGTTCCCCTCTGGCAGAGGCGCGCGCCACGCGTGATGCCGCCACGCGCCACGCGCAGGGCAGCTACGAAATCCTCTTTAGCCAGCAGGATGCTGATTTTGCACTTGACGAGCGCTTCGCCGTGGCGGCAAAAGTCGCCTGGTGGCACAGCGCGGAGGCGCTGGCCGCGCACTATGCGGGGTTTGGCCTGGCCGACCCGACCTCAGAACGCCTGACCCCGGCGCTGAACTTCGCGCGCCTGCTGACGTTCTCCCCCGTCGAAGCCACGCCGACATCGTTAAAGGCGCTGACCCAGGCGGGTTGGACCAAGGAAGGCATTGTTACCCTGGCGCAGCTTATTGCGTTTGTGAGCTTCCAGAGCCGACTCATCACCGGGCTGCGGCTGCTGAACGACAGGCCCGTCGCCAGAAGCGATGCGCCGGTGGCGGCGGGCATCTGGCACACGACCGCAACAACGGTCACCGGAAAGGCGGCCCCCGTCGCGTTCACCCGGCAGGAGCTGGGATGGGAGCCGTGGATAGCGGCCAAACCGCTGGCGGATTTCCGTGACGATGAGGTTGCCATCCTGGCGAAATTTGGCCATACCGATTCCGACTACTTCCGCCTGCTGGCGCGCAATCTGCCGGTGCTTGAACAGCGCACGTTAACTGATAAAGGAATTTTTTATACATCGGGGGGATTGCCGCGCGCCGAGCGCGAGCTGGCCGCAACGGTAGCCAGTAAAATCAACGGCTGCATTTACTGCGCATCTGTCCATGCGCGTAAAGCCAGCCAGCTGTCAAAGGATGACGCGGCGGTAGAAGCCCTGCTGGCCGTGAGGCCGGGGCGGTCCCTGAGCGAGGGGCAATCTGCACGCTGGCAGGCGGAAATCGATTTTGCGGCGGCGCTGTCGGTCACGCCGCCCGCCGCCACGCCGCAGCACCTTGCCGCGCTGGAAAAAGAGGGGCTGGATACCTTAGCCCAGCTTGATCTGGTGCAGTCCACCGCATTCTTCGCCTGGGCCAACCGCCTGATGCTTACGCTGGGTGAGCCCTGGCTTGACTGA
- the araJ gene encoding MFS transporter AraJ: MKKTIFSLALGTFGLGMAEFGIMGVLTELAHDTGISIPSAGNMISFYAFGVVIGAPVVALFSGKFSLKTTLLFLVAMSAVGNALFTFSTSYFWLAVGRLISGFPHGAIFGVGAIILSKIAPPGKVTVAVAGMIAGMTVANLMGVPLGTWLGHQFSWRYTFFLIAVFDALVILSVLLWVPDIRDTSEIKLTEQFHFLKKPEPWLIFAATMFGNAGVFAWFSFVKPFMVTVSGYSEGMMTAIMMLMGLGMVLGNLLSGKLSGRFSPLRIAATTDMVIVASLLLLFAFGELKTASLVMGFICCAGLFALSAPLQILLLQNAKGGEMLGAAGGQMAFNLGSAIGAYFGGMMITFGFSWRYVTLPAAILSFSAMSALLIYGYLRARRAQANARALA, encoded by the coding sequence ATGAAAAAGACAATTTTTTCGTTGGCGCTTGGCACATTTGGCCTCGGAATGGCCGAATTTGGCATTATGGGCGTGTTAACCGAGCTGGCACATGACACCGGTATTTCGATTCCCTCCGCCGGGAATATGATCTCGTTTTATGCGTTCGGCGTAGTGATTGGCGCCCCGGTTGTGGCGCTGTTCTCAGGCAAGTTTTCGTTAAAGACCACGCTGCTGTTTCTGGTGGCGATGTCCGCTGTCGGTAATGCCCTGTTCACGTTTTCCACGTCCTATTTCTGGCTGGCGGTGGGGCGGCTGATTTCCGGCTTTCCGCACGGGGCTATTTTTGGCGTCGGGGCGATTATCCTGTCGAAAATTGCGCCGCCGGGTAAGGTGACGGTCGCGGTGGCTGGGATGATCGCCGGTATGACCGTGGCGAACCTGATGGGCGTTCCGCTGGGCACCTGGCTCGGGCACCAGTTCAGCTGGCGTTATACCTTTTTTCTGATTGCCGTGTTCGATGCGCTGGTGATCCTCTCGGTTCTACTCTGGGTGCCGGACATCCGCGACACATCAGAAATCAAATTGACCGAGCAGTTCCACTTTCTGAAAAAACCAGAACCCTGGCTGATTTTTGCCGCCACCATGTTTGGCAACGCCGGGGTGTTCGCATGGTTCAGCTTCGTTAAGCCGTTTATGGTCACCGTCTCCGGTTATTCAGAAGGGATGATGACGGCCATCATGATGCTGATGGGGCTTGGCATGGTGTTGGGCAATCTGCTGAGCGGTAAGCTCTCGGGGCGTTTTAGCCCGCTGCGCATTGCGGCTACCACCGACATGGTGATTGTCGCCTCGCTGCTGCTGCTTTTCGCCTTTGGTGAACTGAAAACGGCCTCGCTGGTCATGGGCTTTATCTGCTGTGCCGGGCTGTTCGCGCTCTCTGCGCCGCTACAAATTTTGCTGCTGCAAAATGCGAAGGGCGGTGAAATGCTGGGGGCGGCAGGGGGGCAGATGGCGTTTAATCTCGGCAGTGCGATCGGGGCGTACTTTGGTGGGATGATGATTACCTTCGGCTTTAGCTGGCGCTACGTCACGCTGCCTGCAGCGATACTCTCGTTCTCGGCCATGAGTGCACTGCTGATCTATGGTTACCTGCGGGCCAGACGGGCTCAGGCTAACGCTCGCGCGCTAGCCTGA
- the ppk2 gene encoding polyphosphate kinase 2: MGSKKKTSVAVDVVKNAPLKTKEYEQELRRLHVELVKLQQWVVAKGLKVCIVFEGRDGAGKGGTIKAITERVSPRVFRVVALPAPTEKEKSQLYFQRYVPHLPSAGEIVIFDRSWYNRAGVERVMGFCTEEQAEKFLDGAPVMEKAMVDAGIILLKYWLEVTPKEQERRLRDRINDGRKIWKLSPMDIKSFNLWDEYTLARDAMFEATDTAWAPWFVARSEDKKRVRLNIISHLLSQIPYKEIHVEKVDLPKRKIGKVKPTKYPFRYVEERF; this comes from the coding sequence ATGGGAAGCAAAAAGAAAACCAGTGTCGCTGTTGATGTCGTAAAGAACGCTCCGTTAAAGACCAAAGAGTATGAACAAGAGCTACGTCGCCTCCACGTTGAACTGGTTAAGCTCCAGCAGTGGGTCGTCGCCAAAGGGCTGAAAGTGTGTATTGTTTTTGAAGGACGCGACGGGGCTGGCAAAGGCGGCACCATTAAAGCGATCACCGAGCGCGTCAGTCCTCGCGTGTTTCGCGTTGTTGCGCTCCCTGCTCCGACTGAAAAGGAAAAAAGCCAGCTTTACTTCCAGCGCTATGTGCCCCACCTGCCATCGGCTGGTGAAATCGTGATCTTCGATCGCAGCTGGTATAACCGCGCGGGCGTTGAGCGGGTGATGGGGTTCTGCACGGAGGAACAGGCCGAGAAATTTTTAGATGGTGCGCCGGTGATGGAAAAAGCGATGGTGGATGCCGGAATTATCCTGCTGAAGTACTGGCTGGAGGTCACGCCTAAAGAGCAGGAGCGACGCCTGCGCGACCGTATTAACGATGGTCGTAAAATCTGGAAGCTGTCACCGATGGATATTAAGTCCTTTAACCTGTGGGACGAGTATACCCTCGCGCGCGACGCCATGTTTGAAGCTACCGACACCGCCTGGGCGCCGTGGTTTGTGGCACGTTCAGAAGATAAAAAACGCGTGCGCCTGAACATTATTTCGCATCTGCTTTCGCAGATACCTTATAAAGAAATACACGTTGAGAAGGTGGATTTACCGAAACGCAAAATCGGCAAAGTCAAACCCACAAAATACCCGTTCCGCTATGTGGAAGAGCGGTTCTGA
- a CDS encoding CcdB family protein: MLRQFNVYRNTSAATRDKLPYYMLIQDDSYDDLATRVIVPLARNNKLPLWQIHLAPGVNIDFETFLIYSPMITNLNNNKINPKDFVCNLRNARHDVIAAVDRLLTNT; this comes from the coding sequence ATGCTGAGACAATTTAATGTTTACCGAAATACATCTGCGGCCACCCGGGATAAGCTTCCCTATTATATGCTCATTCAGGATGATAGTTATGATGATCTTGCCACGCGCGTCATTGTGCCGCTCGCGAGAAATAATAAATTACCGTTATGGCAGATCCATCTGGCTCCAGGCGTAAATATCGATTTTGAAACATTTCTGATTTATTCGCCAATGATAACCAACCTTAACAATAACAAAATAAATCCTAAAGACTTTGTTTGTAACCTACGCAACGCACGTCATGACGTTATAGCGGCAGTTGATCGTTTATTGACTAACACATGA
- the fdnI gene encoding formate dehydrogenase-N subunit gamma encodes MSKSKTIVRTKFVDRACHWTVVICFFLVAVSGISFFFPTLQWLTETFGTPQMGRILHPFFGVLIFVVLMFMFVRFVHHNIPDKQDIPWVKGIVEVLKGNEHKVAKVGKYNAGQKMMFWTIMSMIFVLLVTGVIIWRPYFARYFPIQVIRYALLIHATSAIILIHAILIHMYMAFWVKGSIKGMIEGKVSRRWAQKHHPRWYRDVERLEAKRESTEGMK; translated from the coding sequence ATGAGTAAGTCGAAAACGATCGTGCGCACGAAGTTCGTTGACCGCGCCTGTCACTGGACGGTTGTGATCTGCTTCTTCCTGGTGGCGGTGTCGGGGATTTCGTTCTTCTTCCCGACGCTGCAGTGGCTGACCGAGACCTTCGGTACGCCGCAGATGGGGCGCATTTTGCATCCGTTCTTCGGCGTGCTGATTTTCGTGGTGCTGATGTTTATGTTCGTGCGCTTTGTCCACCACAACATCCCGGACAAGCAGGATATCCCGTGGGTGAAAGGGATCGTCGAAGTCCTGAAGGGCAACGAGCATAAGGTTGCGAAGGTGGGGAAATACAACGCCGGGCAGAAGATGATGTTCTGGACCATCATGAGCATGATTTTTGTGCTGCTGGTGACCGGTGTGATTATCTGGCGTCCGTATTTTGCGCGCTACTTTCCGATTCAGGTGATTCGCTACGCGCTGCTGATCCACGCCACGTCTGCCATCATTCTGATTCATGCCATCCTGATCCACATGTATATGGCGTTCTGGGTCAAAGGATCGATCAAAGGGATGATTGAAGGGAAGGTGAGCCGCCGCTGGGCGCAGAAACACCACCCGCGCTGGTATCGTGATGTGGAGCGACTGGAAGCGAAACGGGAAAGTACGGAAGGAATGAAGTAA
- the fdxH gene encoding formate dehydrogenase subunit beta: protein MAMETQDVIKRSATNPITPAPRARDNKAEVAKLIDVSSCVGCKACQVACSEWNDIRDEVGHCVGVYDNPADLSAKSWTVMRFSETDQNGRLEWLIRKDGCMHCEDPGCLKACPSAGAIIQYANGIVDFQQDNCIGCGYCIAGCPFNIPRLNKEDNRVYKCTLCVDRVSVGQEPACVKTCPTGAIHFGTKKEMLDVAQARVDKLKARGYENAGIYNPQGVGGTHVMYVLHHNDQPELYHNLPKDPAIDTSINLWKGALKPLSAAGFIATFAGLIYHYIGIGPNKEVDDDEEEHHE, encoded by the coding sequence ATGGCGATGGAAACACAAGACGTTATCAAACGCTCCGCGACCAACCCGATAACGCCCGCGCCCCGCGCGCGGGACAACAAGGCAGAGGTCGCTAAGCTTATCGACGTCTCCTCCTGCGTGGGCTGTAAGGCCTGCCAGGTGGCGTGCTCGGAGTGGAACGATATCCGCGACGAGGTGGGGCACTGCGTGGGGGTCTACGATAATCCGGCTGACCTGAGCGCCAAATCCTGGACGGTGATGCGCTTTAGCGAAACCGACCAGAACGGCAGGCTGGAGTGGCTCATTCGCAAAGACGGCTGCATGCACTGCGAAGATCCGGGATGCCTGAAGGCGTGCCCGTCAGCCGGCGCAATTATTCAGTACGCCAACGGTATCGTCGACTTCCAGCAGGACAACTGCATCGGCTGCGGGTACTGTATCGCGGGCTGTCCGTTTAATATCCCCCGCCTCAATAAAGAGGATAACCGGGTATACAAATGCACCCTGTGCGTGGATCGCGTCAGCGTCGGGCAGGAGCCCGCGTGTGTGAAAACCTGTCCGACCGGGGCGATTCACTTCGGCACCAAAAAGGAGATGCTGGACGTGGCGCAGGCGCGAGTGGACAAGCTGAAAGCGCGCGGCTATGAGAATGCGGGCATTTATAACCCGCAGGGCGTGGGCGGTACGCACGTGATGTATGTGCTGCACCATAACGACCAGCCGGAGCTGTACCACAACCTGCCGAAGGATCCGGCGATCGATACCTCCATCAACCTCTGGAAAGGAGCGCTTAAGCCGCTCTCGGCGGCGGGCTTTATCGCCACCTTTGCCGGGCTGATTTATCACTACATCGGTATCGGGCCAAACAAAGAGGTGGATGACGATGAGGAGGAGCACCATGAGTAA
- the fdnG gene encoding formate dehydrogenase-N subunit alpha has translation MDVSRRQFFKICAGGMAGTTAAMLGFAPKMALAQARNYKLLRAKEIRNTCTYCSVGCGLLMYSLGDGAKNAREAIYHIEGDPDHPVSRGALCPKGAGLLDYVHSENRLRYPEYRAPGSAKWQRISWDEAFSRIAKLMKADRDANFIEKNAQGVTVNRWLSTGMLCASAASNETGMLTQKFVRSLGMLAVDNQARVUHGPTVASLAPTFGRGAMTNHWVDIKNANVVVVMGGNAAEAHPVGFRWAMEAKNNNDATLIVVDPRFTRTASVADIYAPIRSGTDITFLSGVLLYLIENNKINAEYVKHYTNANLLVRDDFAFDDGLFSGFDAEKRQYDKTSWNYQFDENGYALRDETLTHPRCVWNLLKQHVSRYTPDVVENICGTPKSDFLKVCEVLASTRAADRTTTFLYALGWTQHTVGAQNIRTMAMIQLLLGNMGMAGGGVNALRGHSNIQGLTDLGLLSTSLPGYLTLPSEKQADLQTYLEANTPKATLPDQVNYWSNYPKFYVSLMKSFYGDAAQKENDWGFEWLPKWDQAYDVIKYFNMMDKGDVTGYICQGFNPVASFPDKNKVVRSLSKLKYMVVIDPLVTETSTFWQNHGESNDVDPASIQTEVFRLPSTCFAEEDGSIANSGRWLQWHWKGQDAPGEARNDGEILAGIYHRLREMYRTEGGKGAEPLLKMGWHYKQPDRPESEEVAKENNGVALADLYDANGNLVAKKGQLLNSFALLRDDGTTASSCWIYTGSWTEQGNQMANRDNADPSGLGNTLGWAWAWPLNRRVLYNRASADVNGRPWDPKRMLIQWNGAKWTGNDIPDYSTAAPGSNTGPFIMQPEGLGRLFALNKLAEGPFPEHYEPMETPLGTNPLHPNVVSSPVVRIYEDDVLRLGKKDKFPYVGTTYRLTEHFHTWTKHARLNAIAQPEQFVEISETLAKAKGIANGDRVKVSSKRGFIRAVAVVTRRLQSLNVHGQQVETVGIPLHWGFEGVAQKGYIANTLTPNVGDSNSQTPEYKAFLVNIEKA, from the coding sequence ATGGACGTCAGCCGCAGACAATTTTTTAAAATCTGCGCGGGCGGTATGGCCGGAACAACGGCAGCCATGCTGGGATTTGCTCCCAAAATGGCGCTGGCTCAGGCACGCAACTATAAGCTGCTGCGCGCAAAAGAGATCCGTAACACCTGCACATACTGCTCCGTAGGTTGTGGGCTTTTAATGTATAGCCTGGGCGATGGCGCGAAGAACGCCAGAGAAGCGATTTACCATATTGAAGGGGACCCGGATCATCCGGTGAGCCGCGGGGCGCTTTGCCCGAAAGGGGCGGGGCTGCTGGACTATGTTCACAGCGAAAACCGCCTGCGCTACCCGGAATACCGCGCGCCGGGTTCAGCTAAATGGCAGCGTATCTCCTGGGACGAGGCCTTCTCCCGTATTGCAAAATTAATGAAAGCCGACCGCGACGCCAACTTTATTGAAAAGAACGCGCAGGGCGTAACGGTCAACCGCTGGCTCTCCACCGGGATGTTGTGTGCGTCCGCGGCAAGTAATGAAACCGGCATGCTGACGCAAAAATTTGTGCGCTCTCTCGGCATGCTGGCGGTAGACAACCAGGCGCGCGTCTGACATGGACCAACGGTAGCAAGTCTTGCTCCAACATTTGGTCGCGGTGCGATGACCAACCACTGGGTTGATATCAAAAACGCTAACGTCGTGGTGGTGATGGGCGGTAACGCCGCGGAGGCCCATCCGGTGGGATTCCGCTGGGCGATGGAAGCGAAAAACAACAACGATGCGACGCTTATCGTCGTCGATCCGCGCTTTACGCGTACGGCATCGGTGGCGGATATCTATGCGCCAATCCGCTCCGGCACGGACATTACTTTCCTGTCCGGCGTGCTGCTGTACCTGATCGAAAACAACAAAATTAACGCGGAATACGTTAAGCACTACACCAACGCGAACCTGCTGGTGCGGGATGATTTTGCCTTCGATGACGGGCTGTTTAGCGGCTTTGACGCCGAAAAACGCCAGTACGATAAAACGTCCTGGAACTATCAGTTCGATGAAAACGGCTATGCGCTGCGGGATGAAACCCTGACGCACCCGCGCTGCGTGTGGAACCTGCTGAAGCAGCACGTCTCCCGCTATACGCCGGACGTGGTTGAAAACATCTGCGGCACGCCGAAATCGGACTTCCTGAAGGTGTGTGAGGTACTGGCCTCCACCCGCGCCGCCGACAGAACCACCACGTTCCTGTATGCGCTTGGCTGGACGCAGCACACCGTCGGCGCGCAGAACATCCGCACCATGGCGATGATCCAGCTGCTGCTCGGCAACATGGGCATGGCCGGTGGCGGCGTAAACGCGCTGCGCGGGCACTCTAACATTCAGGGGCTTACCGACCTCGGTCTGCTTTCCACCAGCCTGCCGGGCTACCTGACGCTGCCGTCGGAAAAGCAGGCCGATCTGCAAACGTATCTTGAGGCCAATACGCCGAAAGCGACGCTGCCGGATCAGGTGAACTACTGGAGCAACTATCCCAAGTTCTACGTCAGCCTGATGAAATCCTTCTACGGCGATGCGGCACAGAAGGAGAACGACTGGGGCTTTGAGTGGCTGCCGAAGTGGGACCAGGCGTACGACGTCATCAAGTATTTCAACATGATGGATAAGGGCGACGTCACGGGGTATATCTGCCAGGGCTTTAACCCTGTGGCCTCCTTCCCGGACAAAAACAAAGTCGTTCGCAGCCTGAGCAAGCTGAAGTACATGGTGGTTATCGATCCGCTTGTGACCGAAACGTCCACCTTCTGGCAGAACCACGGGGAATCAAACGATGTCGATCCAGCATCGATTCAGACCGAAGTGTTCCGCCTGCCGTCTACCTGCTTTGCGGAAGAGGACGGTTCGATTGCAAACTCCGGCCGCTGGCTGCAGTGGCACTGGAAAGGTCAGGACGCGCCGGGCGAAGCGCGTAACGACGGCGAAATCCTGGCCGGGATTTACCATCGCCTGCGCGAAATGTACCGCACCGAAGGCGGCAAGGGCGCTGAGCCGCTGCTGAAGATGGGCTGGCACTACAAGCAGCCCGATCGTCCTGAGTCTGAAGAAGTCGCGAAGGAGAATAACGGCGTGGCGCTGGCGGATCTCTATGACGCTAACGGCAACCTGGTGGCGAAGAAAGGCCAGCTGCTGAACAGCTTCGCGCTGCTGCGCGATGACGGCACGACGGCGTCGTCCTGCTGGATCTACACCGGCAGCTGGACGGAGCAGGGCAACCAGATGGCCAACCGCGACAACGCCGACCCGTCCGGGCTGGGCAATACGCTGGGCTGGGCATGGGCGTGGCCGCTGAACCGTCGCGTGCTTTACAACCGCGCGTCTGCAGACGTAAACGGCAGGCCGTGGGATCCGAAACGTATGCTGATCCAGTGGAACGGGGCGAAGTGGACGGGGAACGATATCCCTGACTACAGCACCGCCGCGCCGGGCAGCAACACCGGGCCGTTCATCATGCAGCCGGAAGGGCTGGGACGCCTGTTTGCCCTCAACAAGCTGGCGGAAGGGCCTTTCCCGGAACACTACGAGCCGATGGAAACGCCGCTCGGCACCAACCCGCTGCATCCGAACGTGGTCTCCAGCCCGGTGGTGCGTATCTACGAAGATGACGTCCTGCGCTTAGGTAAAAAGGACAAGTTCCCGTACGTAGGGACGACCTACCGTCTGACCGAGCATTTCCACACCTGGACCAAGCACGCGCGGCTTAACGCTATCGCGCAGCCGGAACAGTTTGTGGAGATCAGCGAAACGCTGGCGAAGGCGAAAGGCATCGCCAACGGCGACCGCGTGAAGGTGAGCAGCAAGCGTGGCTTTATTCGTGCGGTGGCTGTGGTCACCCGCCGCCTGCAGTCGCTGAACGTGCACGGCCAGCAGGTGGAAACCGTCGGGATCCCGCTGCACTGGGGCTTTGAGGGCGTGGCGCAGAAAGGCTACATCGCCAACACCCTGACGCCAAACGTCGGCGATTCCAACTCGCAAACGCCGGAGTACAAGGCGTTTCTGGTCAACATCGAGAAAGCGTAA
- the yddG gene encoding aromatic amino acid DMT transporter YddG has product MDRKRATLIGLAAILLWSTMVGLIRSVSEGLGPVGGAAMIYTLSGLLCLVTVGFPDIRRFSPRYLIAGSVLFVSYEICLALSLGYAATRSQAIEVGMVNYLWPSLTIVFAILFNGQKSTLWVIPGLAVSLLGVCWVLGGEQGLHLDEITRNIVSSPLSYALAFAGAFIWAAYCTVTSKFAKGQNGITLFVLLTALSLWVKYFLSDQPEMVFTLPVVVKLVMCGIALGFGYAAWNIGILHGNVTVLAAVSYFTPVLSAALAAAVLSSPLSFSFWQGALMVCAGSLLCWYATRK; this is encoded by the coding sequence ATGGACAGAAAGAGAGCAACGCTTATTGGGCTGGCAGCAATACTGCTATGGAGCACCATGGTCGGCCTTATTCGCAGCGTGAGTGAGGGACTGGGCCCGGTAGGCGGCGCGGCGATGATCTACACGCTGAGCGGATTACTGTGTCTGGTGACGGTAGGATTTCCTGATATCAGGCGGTTTTCACCTCGCTATCTTATTGCCGGCAGCGTTTTATTTGTCAGCTACGAAATATGCCTGGCGCTGTCGCTGGGCTATGCCGCAACGCGATCGCAGGCGATTGAAGTGGGCATGGTCAATTATCTTTGGCCAAGCCTGACCATTGTGTTTGCCATCTTGTTCAACGGGCAGAAATCGACCCTGTGGGTGATCCCCGGCTTAGCCGTCTCATTGCTGGGCGTCTGCTGGGTATTGGGCGGTGAACAGGGTTTACATCTTGATGAAATAACCCGCAATATCGTTTCCAGCCCGCTGAGCTACGCGCTGGCGTTTGCCGGGGCATTTATCTGGGCCGCCTACTGCACGGTCACCAGCAAATTTGCGAAAGGACAAAACGGCATTACGCTGTTTGTTTTGCTGACAGCGCTGAGCCTGTGGGTGAAATATTTCCTGAGCGATCAGCCCGAGATGGTGTTCACGCTTCCCGTGGTCGTGAAGCTCGTTATGTGCGGTATCGCGCTTGGGTTTGGTTACGCCGCATGGAATATTGGCATCCTTCACGGTAACGTCACGGTTCTGGCGGCCGTATCCTATTTTACCCCCGTCCTCTCCGCCGCGCTTGCCGCCGCAGTGCTGAGTTCGCCCCTCTCATTCTCGTTCTGGCAAGGCGCTCTGATGGTCTGCGCCGGGTCGTTACTCTGCTGGTACGCAACAAGAAAATAA